In Actinomycetota bacterium, one genomic interval encodes:
- a CDS encoding ATP/GTP-binding protein yields the protein MRPPWRFRGEPLALEWVADGWHLRFVQPYRATKVYRCPGCQQEIFPRTLHVVVWPEGEPAQRRHWHKACWERRFAELQRTARRGRPAT from the coding sequence ATGCGGCCGCCGTGGCGGTTCCGGGGCGAGCCGCTGGCCCTGGAATGGGTCGCCGACGGCTGGCACCTGCGCTTCGTGCAGCCGTACCGGGCGACCAAGGTGTACCGCTGCCCCGGCTGCCAGCAGGAGATCTTCCCCCGCACCCTCCACGTGGTGGTGTGGCCGGAGGGCGAGCCCGCCCAGCGCCGCCACTGGCACAAGGCGTGCTGGGAGCGGCGCTTCGCCGAGCTGCAGCGGACGGCGCGGCGTGGCCGCCCGGCGACGTAG